The Tepidisphaeraceae bacterium genome includes a region encoding these proteins:
- a CDS encoding carbohydrate ABC transporter permease, whose translation MTTSATNAPNTANPATPLVYVAAAKEAAPNVVRRGMGRRDGRRRKSWNKVAAYITLILGAALLIVPFVWMLAASLDTQQNVTGGEVDWTFNDPQFANYPASMKLMGAEADRNGDGEIGVLEIARLHFPALSNTIVVTVACIVGQVVSSSLVGFGFARFNFRGRGILFALMLSTMMLPAQVTMIPVFVLFRHLGMIDTFWPLIIPAWLASPFFAFMFRQFFAQVPEELIEAARMDGASNFRIYWQMMLPLSGPVIAIVAIFTFMATWNDFMGPLIYLNSPANRTLALALAQFNGQYGVRDAHLLMAASFVTMLPCIILFFAAQKYFVESVATSGLKG comes from the coding sequence ATGACGACCTCCGCCACCAACGCTCCCAACACGGCCAACCCCGCGACGCCACTGGTCTACGTGGCGGCGGCGAAGGAGGCGGCGCCGAACGTCGTCCGGCGGGGCATGGGTCGGCGCGATGGCCGGCGGCGTAAGTCGTGGAACAAGGTCGCGGCGTACATCACGCTGATCCTGGGCGCGGCGTTGCTGATCGTGCCGTTCGTCTGGATGCTGGCCGCCAGCCTCGACACCCAGCAGAACGTGACCGGTGGGGAGGTCGACTGGACCTTCAACGATCCGCAGTTCGCCAACTACCCCGCCTCCATGAAGCTGATGGGCGCCGAGGCCGACCGCAACGGCGACGGTGAGATCGGCGTGCTCGAGATCGCCCGGCTGCACTTTCCGGCGCTGTCGAACACCATCGTGGTAACGGTCGCGTGCATCGTCGGGCAGGTCGTCAGTTCCAGCCTGGTCGGCTTCGGTTTCGCGCGGTTCAACTTCCGCGGGCGCGGCATCCTGTTCGCGCTCATGCTCAGCACGATGATGCTGCCGGCCCAGGTGACGATGATCCCGGTCTTCGTGCTGTTCCGGCACCTGGGCATGATCGACACATTCTGGCCCTTGATTATTCCAGCGTGGCTGGCGAGCCCGTTCTTCGCGTTCATGTTCCGCCAGTTCTTTGCGCAAGTGCCCGAAGAGCTGATCGAGGCGGCCCGCATGGATGGCGCCAGCAACTTCCGCATCTACTGGCAGATGATGTTGCCCCTTAGCGGCCCGGTGATCGCGATCGTCGCGATCTTCACGTTCATGGCGACGTGGAACGACTTCATGGGCCCGCTGATCTACCTGAACAGCCCCGCAAACCGCACGCTGGCCCTCGCGCTCGCCCAGTTCAACGGTCAGTACGGCGTGCGCGACGCCCACCTGCTGATGGCGGCCAGCTTCGTCACCATGCTGCCCTGCATCATCCTGTTCTTCGCCGCCCAGAAGTACTTCGTTGAAAGCGTGGCCACGAGCGGCTTGAAGGGCTAG
- a CDS encoding LacI family DNA-binding transcriptional regulator, with the protein MAERPRKSIYDLADTLGVSASTVSRVLNQRSGIGEATRKRVLASAKRAGFRPRMTARQLTVAVVIDRHRFTTFGGFVPNLLSCLVETISKHEVAVELLTEHNLERLDRRLIDGVVAMAWDDATIDLLKKLNDVPVVTLNRVDVPEFSAVASDHRQHGEMAVDYLAGRGHTKIAMICEERDNWGTRQRLEGFMSRLQALGLPVDEDSVSYTDHQPMYGLLRRLTTIARPTALFVANESLGLEAMYILQQVLQVRVPQDISLLGMDSAQVSQFLAPPLTAIAQPMAEVADRALSVLLSQMGQKQKPEHVILENRLIERESVVSLPAEKPRK; encoded by the coding sequence ATGGCTGAACGGCCGAGAAAGTCGATTTACGACCTGGCGGACACCCTTGGCGTTTCCGCCAGTACCGTCAGCCGAGTTTTGAATCAACGCAGTGGCATCGGTGAGGCGACCCGGAAGCGCGTGCTGGCCTCGGCCAAACGTGCTGGGTTTCGGCCGCGCATGACCGCTAGGCAGCTCACCGTGGCAGTCGTCATCGATCGCCATCGCTTCACCACGTTCGGCGGCTTCGTGCCGAACCTGCTCAGCTGCCTCGTCGAGACGATCTCGAAGCACGAGGTCGCCGTCGAATTGCTCACCGAGCATAACCTGGAGCGCCTCGATCGCCGGCTGATCGATGGCGTGGTCGCGATGGCGTGGGACGACGCGACGATCGATTTGCTGAAAAAGTTGAACGACGTGCCGGTCGTCACCTTGAACCGCGTCGACGTGCCCGAGTTTTCCGCCGTTGCCAGTGACCATCGCCAGCACGGTGAGATGGCGGTCGACTATCTGGCGGGACGCGGGCACACGAAGATCGCGATGATCTGCGAGGAGCGCGACAACTGGGGTACGCGCCAGCGGCTTGAGGGGTTCATGTCGCGCCTGCAGGCGCTCGGGTTACCGGTGGATGAGGATTCCGTGTCGTACACGGACCACCAACCGATGTACGGCCTGCTTCGCCGGTTGACCACCATTGCCAGGCCGACTGCACTGTTCGTGGCCAACGAAAGCCTAGGGCTTGAGGCGATGTACATCCTGCAGCAGGTGCTGCAAGTGCGCGTGCCGCAGGACATCTCGCTGTTGGGGATGGATTCGGCCCAGGTATCGCAGTTCCTGGCGCCGCCGCTGACGGCAATTGCGCAGCCCATGGCCGAGGTCGCCGACCGCGCGCTGAGCGTGCTGTTGAGCCAGATGGGTCAGAAGCAAAAGCCCGAGCACGTTATCCTTGAGAACCGGCTGATCGAACGCGAATCGGTCGTTTCACTGCCTGCGGAAAAGCCGCGGAAGTGA
- a CDS encoding SDR family oxidoreductase, whose translation MAVKLKPIEEQTIVITGASSGIGLATARMAARQGARVVFASRDEPALRQLEMEIIDAGGQALAVQVDVSNVDDVRRLADVAIARFGSIDTWVNNAAVAIYARADETEIGDARRLFDVNFWGQVYGSKTAMDHFKQQGVRNGYGSALINVGSTESDRALPLHSMYSASKHAIKGFTDAMRMELEEAGVPVSVTLIKPGSINTPFTEHARNYMGNEPDYPPPVYDPSVVAETIIYAATHPVRDLFAGGGGKMISAMGTYLPRITDWFMKQTMFKQQQKDVPTRTGDNLTTGTRGELQEHGSHPGHVMRSSLYSKATMHPLLTLAIIGAAGLAIAAAANPPSQVKRRGSLTRRRDGVATRLRDLVQ comes from the coding sequence ATGGCTGTGAAACTCAAACCCATCGAAGAACAGACGATCGTCATCACCGGCGCCAGCAGCGGCATCGGCTTGGCCACCGCGAGGATGGCAGCCAGGCAGGGGGCGCGCGTCGTTTTCGCGTCGCGCGATGAGCCCGCATTGCGCCAGCTGGAGATGGAGATCATCGACGCTGGCGGGCAGGCGCTGGCGGTTCAGGTGGACGTGTCGAACGTCGACGATGTCCGCCGACTGGCAGACGTTGCCATTGCGCGGTTCGGGTCGATCGACACGTGGGTAAACAATGCCGCGGTCGCGATCTATGCCCGTGCCGACGAAACCGAAATCGGCGACGCCCGGCGGCTGTTCGACGTGAACTTCTGGGGCCAGGTTTACGGTTCCAAGACCGCGATGGACCATTTCAAGCAACAGGGCGTGCGGAATGGTTACGGTAGCGCGCTCATCAACGTCGGCAGCACCGAGTCCGATCGCGCCCTGCCGTTGCACAGCATGTACTCGGCCAGCAAGCACGCGATCAAGGGCTTCACCGACGCAATGCGGATGGAACTGGAAGAGGCCGGCGTGCCGGTCTCGGTCACGTTGATCAAGCCCGGCTCGATCAACACGCCCTTCACCGAACACGCGCGGAACTACATGGGCAACGAGCCCGACTATCCGCCTCCGGTGTACGACCCGAGCGTGGTTGCTGAGACGATCATCTACGCCGCCACACACCCGGTGCGCGACCTGTTCGCCGGCGGCGGTGGGAAGATGATCAGCGCGATGGGCACGTACTTGCCGCGCATTACCGATTGGTTCATGAAGCAGACGATGTTCAAGCAGCAGCAGAAGGACGTCCCGACACGCACCGGCGACAACCTGACCACCGGCACGCGTGGCGAACTTCAGGAACATGGCAGCCATCCGGGCCATGTGATGCGATCCAGCCTCTACAGCAAAGCGACGATGCACCCGTTGCTCACGTTGGCGATCATCGGCGCCGCCGGCCTCGCCATCGCGGCGGCCGCCAATCCGCCAAGTCAGGTGAAGCGCCGCGGATCGCTCACACGACGGCGAGACGGGGTAGCGACGCGGTTGCGCGATCTGGTCCAGTAG